DNA sequence from the Antennarius striatus isolate MH-2024 chromosome 3, ASM4005453v1, whole genome shotgun sequence genome:
TACAGGGAAGGGGTTTTCATTCTCCAGCAACGGGAACAGTGGCCAGTGTCTTCCCCCGTCAGCTTTACTCGgctatgctaagctaggctatgCTACGCCTCTATGACATCATGAGTTCAAGAGCCATTCTTGACCTTCTGACCTTGTCAGGGTGACCTGGGAGAGAAGCTGCACCACATACCCGATTGATCCTCTGAGGACATGGATGGCCATATCCTGCGCCGAGCTACACTGCCATAGTAAACATCGTCCTTGACGGGGGAGAGGTTCCCCTCACTCCCCTCACTGTTACTGTCCACGGTGATCTCTACAGAAGACACAGCGTTACGGTcagacagcccccccccccccgcacacacactccGCCCTCCCCCATGGCCCATTCACTCAtgctgaggatgatgaggaagaaggggggggggggggaggcacaAGGTTTCACTCTGGAGCCGGTGGGTGTAAAAACAGCGATGCTCGCTTTGTGGCGGGAGGGGCGGGGCGAGGGGAAGAGGGTGGGGCTCAGATTGGATGGAAACATTTCAACCCACAGTGACGCTCATGAGGTTGgacctcccccccaccccaccccccggaAGGCCTACGTGGTTTAgatgcacacacaacacatggtAGGAATAGCACAAACATCAGTGGCCCTGCAGGATGGAAGGGGCGTGTCCTCGTGTGGCGACCTCACTAACCAATGGACGGGATTGGCCGTTGCTGAGGGGGGGTGCCGATGCGGACCAGCCTCCTCCCTGAGTGGTCCAGGTGATCGGCGGCGCCGTGCGACGACGGGTTCCCGATGATCTTTGGGAGGGGAGAAAACAACAGGTGATTGGTCAGAGCGGCGACGTCGTTTAAAAAACAATCCCACAATCCTGTTCAAacgaaagacaaaacaaatacagaacGTAAGAGCAAATGAAGGCTCCGTTTGTCCTCAAGGAGACAAAACAAACgtaagaaacaaacaagaaacgCAGCAAAAACCATCAAAACAACTCAAATCAACCCCAACAGGACAACATGaccagggggtgggggggggggcacatggtTAGCTAAAGAccatttgttttgttctgtgcaTGTCAGCGGCTGAAGATGAAGAGCGtttgattgggggggggggggggcgcagatCCCAAAGGAGGGGGCAGGGTCGTTGGACGAGGGTTGATGTCATTAAAATCATGATGTCAGTGATGAAATGAGACGAGCTTGAAAACAACCGTTACAGAAAAAATGTCTCCGTCTCGTCTGGAGCAgcttcttcctcatcgtgggtcacaggggttgctacggggttaataatatatgttttattctgttttattatacaataatataatatgaatggtttttaatggtttaatagtgattttatgatatcaacttcatttttatttatcggtgtatttttttttaaaatcgaGAACGACGTCTCAAACCACGTCTACTTGTAATCTAAGACGCCTCACTGGACAGAAGAAGTGATGtcacagtcacatgacctggaGATTCAGTTTACGACTCCCCTccagggaccccccccccccagtggggTGGGTCTGCGCCCTCATAAATGAAAAGATGAGTGGGAGGAAACAGATGGATGAAGACGAGCAAAGCCATCATCGCACCAGCCTGGAGCTTTTCTACCGCGACCATCCAACATGAATGAGAGctgatgatgacggtgatgatgatgacgatgatgatgatggtgatggtgatgctgatgatgatggtgatggtgatgatggtgatgagtgAATGACAGAATTTCCTGCTGAAgcaaacagaagagaaaagcGAGAGGTGGAGTCTCTGGTGTTGGATGAGAAGGAGATGCTGAAATGTAGACGTGGAGGGGAAACGGATGAGAGAggacgggggcgggggggtggcgacccccccccccaaaaaaaagcactGGGACGTCCCTTCAAATGAAAAACCTTCTCCTCTCCAAGACATGAGAAGTCAAAACGTGGTTAAATGGCCTTTAGGTAAAGTGAAAGCGTTTGTTCCAAAATCCACCCGACATTCTGAGCAGTTcactcaaaataaaacagaccgACCATgaacgagggggggggggtcacaaacGGAACTGGGGGAAACAGAAGAGGGtggggtagggggtggggggtaaaaacaaacagacaacagtAATGGCGGCAGCTGGCGGATGAAAGTACAGCAGAAAGTGGGAGTCACACACCAGCGGCTGGTCCCGGGTCAGTCTGGACAGAGACTGCGCCCGAGCCTCCCTGTGGGGGGTGTAACAGACCCGGTCCAGCTCGTTCAGCCGGCCCTCGCTCAGGGCCCCGTCCCTGGAGAAGGTCCGCGGCCCAAAGTGGTCCCTGTTCCTAAAGTCGCCCGTGTGGACCAGCTTGGCGGTGGTCGCCGGGGCGTCGGAGAACTCCTCCTCCACGCTGCACTGCCGGGTCAGCGTCCGTTTGCGGCCCATCGCCAGCGCCCGCCGCTCCACGGGGCCTTCGCAGTGGATGATGTGCACGGGCCCCCGCGCCGGGCCCCCGTGAGCGTAGTACGCCCGATGGCCCCGCCCTAGAGAGCCCTCCTCCTCGCTGCCACAGTCCAACCCGCTGTCGGGACTCTTGGTGTTCTGGCGGTTGGGGCGCCCCGAGACGCGCTCGTCCGGGTAGTAGCAGTAACGGCTGTCGCTGAAGCGGGGGGAGGAGCGCTGGCGCTGGAGGTGGCGGGGGTTCTTGCTGGGGGGCGCGTCCTGAGGGAACATCCTTCGCTGGGTGTGCGGCGTTCCCGGCCGCTGGGCCACGCCGTCCACGCCGTCGGGGTCGTCCTCGGACACCTCGGGGATGCTGTGGAGACGTTTGCTGCGCAGCGACTTGGGCTTCACCACCTCCCGCTGGAGGTCCCAGCAGTCCCTGTCCTCTGCTAAGTCCTGACGCTTGTAATACGCCTTCATCgcgaaaagggggggggggtcccgtAAGGTCGTTCGATTTGAAAAGTTTCGATTTTTTTgcgaggaggggaggaggggggaggttGAAAAGTTTTTCGGAGGTTTTTGAACAGGCAGGAAACAACACGGCGTGTGAATAGAACAAATGGGGAGGgaagacaaaataaagacagaattaGTTATTTATGCAATGTCTTAAAACATGCAGTCTCATTCGGTGAGAAGAGAAAATGGCATGCACTGACAGGAAtctgtggagggggggggggggacgggacgGAGCGCAGGTTAGACGATGCCAACAGAAAACAGAGACGGATGAAAGAAAACGTGAAGGagaatgaaagaagaagaagaatcgtCTCCAAACACATTCCAACACAACGATCCAGGATTCACCCGACGGGACACGACCGTCTGAAAgctcacagaaacacaaactcgTTCAAAGTGTGAACCTACTCTTGCACAATCGAGATTCTTACACCTAATCTGCATAATCCAGACCGCCCACAACGCCGAGATCCcagatttagtttgtttttgtgggACTGACTGGAGGTGAGGGTTCTTGTTGATGTCCCAGATCAGGAACCCCAGGGACCCGGTCAGTGCAGAGACGCCGGCCCTGACGCTACGAGATGCTGTGGTGTTGCCGGGCAACTGTAAATAGCTTCAATTTGAATCCTGATTGGGACGGGCCCTTTGGACGATGCCACCCCTGAATTAAGGGACAGCTGCTAACGCTGCTCCACACGGGCTGTTAGCTGCTAATGCTGCTAGCTTCAGAGGCTTCAGCCGTAAATCTTTTCTTTAATCTGTTTTCAGGCGTCTCCTTTGGTGATTCAGCAGCGGTCTGCAACCCTTCTGCTCCACAGAAACGGTTTAATGTCAGGTAATATTCCCACTGACTGTCCTCTAAGgtgtgttaaaataaaacaaaataaaacaaagagaccagcagtaaaACGGTTTTATTCTCAATATAAttataaaggtgaatccagtttgtatcaactttattagcagcttcctcgtaacgtcacaccaacgtttgtttcttgttggttctgctagcttgagagtttcagtttagcactaatgtattctgtgttagcggctggAGCGGCTCCTTTAAGAaagtggtcatgtgaccgaggcaagcatctccacaagcgtcaaaGAAAACCCCCCAGAAATATCGGAAGTtgtggattctttctgtgtgacccggtaccAACTGACCCATGGACCGGCACCGGTCCACGAGGCGGGGGCTGGGGTTGAGTCGATGATGATGTTCAGATCTACTTTAATCTAAAATGGGGGGAATGGCGATGAAGAAAAGGAGAGACACAtggatggaccccccccccccccagactggaCAGAAAACGGGGAAGCCCTGATCTGTCATCGATCCACCAAAAGCGTCACATGACCTGAGGCGGATTCCCATCCTCACACAGGATCGCTACGACAACGCCCAGAAATCAAACACCGGGACATGACAGACGTAAAGAAAAGTGAATATTTCCATTTAAGTACTCACTTAAATGAGATTCCCATTCGCCACGACCCTCTGATAGGGCCACAGGTACATTCTAACAGTGGCCACGCCCCTCGGGGCGGAGCTAAGAGCGTCTAAATGCAAAGCAACACATTAGGAAACGCTGGCTGGAGCCGCGGTCCTCAATGTCATGCTGTGTAGCGATGGGTGAAGCAGCgcttgggggggcggggggagggggaggcggTTCAGCTCAGCCAGGTAAAGCCACGACGGGCCTGGGGGTGGAGCCTGTGaagggaacccccccccccccttgaacCCGTGTTCCTCTCCCAGGCGTCGCGACGGGCCGCTGCAACGTACCTTGAGGGTGTTGTGGGAGTTGATGCTGCGCCGGCGGCCTTCCTCCAGCTGCATCTCCGAGTAcagctcctcctcatcctcctccatgATGTCGGACAGGTCCGACCCCCGGCTGCTCTCCGTGTAGTACTCCTCACTGTGGCTgtagtgatgatggtggtgctGACGGGGCACAGAGGAGCGAGCATCAGCTAGCATGTAGCTttacctatgtgtgtgtgtgtgtgtgtgtgtcacctgtctGCCCAGCTCTGAGCCTCTGAGGAATTCATCCACTgacgctcctctcctcctggcGTGGGGGGAGTCGTatccgtcctcctcctcatcagagAGGGGATGGAGGGAGTTTCCTCGCTCGCTGAAGACGTTCCGTTTCTCCAGCTGATCAGAAAACAGGTTCAAAAGGAAGACGGATTATTGATTATTCTGTTCCTGATCACGACTACCTTCTACGTTTGGCCCCCTGTGTGACCAGGAACACTCACCCGGTTGCCCTCGGCGAACACCCTCTGCGCCGCCTCGCGGGCCATGGCCTTGGCGATGGTGTTGGGGATGGGGACTCCCTGAGGCTGGGGGAGGATCCTCTGAGGGGACGGCGATCGCCGCTGCTGGAAGGGCGGCGGCTCTAGGTTGGCCCCGCGCATTGGCGGCAACGGCGAGGGGGACCTCTCCCAGGGCGGGGCCGACCGCAGGCCCGCCTCGTGCTCTTTGGTTTCCGGCTCTCTGGCACTTACTGACGGATTGGGTTTGGGGAGGGGGTGGCGCTGGAAGTGAGGCTGGGGCGTCGGATGGGGAGGGGCATGGTGGGCGGGCTGGGcgtggggcagcgtgtggggcTGGACTCGAGGGAGGGGCTGCACTTGAGGCTGGGGGTGATTCGGGGGGTACGTCGACGGGTAAGGAGGATGGGTTTGCGGATGGGGGTGCGGGGGCACGGTGGATCGGCGGGAGAGGTGCGGCGAGCCCAGGAGATTGTGCGGGATGACGGCGACGGGCGAGTCCTGGGACTCCCCCTGTGTGGATAACGTCCTGACAATCACCTCCCTGGCCTCCAGACACTGGATCCGGTTCAGCTCCACCGTCACGTAGTCGGCTGTCGGGTACAAGACCTCCGCTATCTGTACCAGAGGGACCAGAAGAACACCTTCAACCACCAGCACCCCCCCCGATCAATACATGATCAAAGGACGAGGAGGGAAACCGATAATCACCATCAGACTAGTTTACGGTAAACTTTAATCTTGATCatttaatccttgagaagaaaacacttcaaggaacgcTCCACCAGTTTTTTAAATGGTGACAACAgattaaaatggaataaataacgATGTATGACCACCATGTGACCACCCAGGAGAAGCAGGTCTGTTGCTGGTTCCAGCTGCCTTCTGCGTTTtgtccagcagatggcagcagagCTCAACCACAGAAGCCCCCCAGTGGAGGTTCAATCAGCTGTTTTCAGGACTCCTTCCAGACCTGGACTCAGTACCTTCTGTCCCTTCGTGCAAACGGCGTAGCCGATCACGCTGGCCCCGTTGGAGGTTCCTGACGATGTGAGGGGCGGCGGCTTCCATCTGACCTGCAGGACCCCGGGCGTCTGACTGCACTGGACCTGCACCTcctggggaggaagaggaggtcctggggaggacaacacagacatcagatgaggaggagatgagagacAAACCCGCTGACCTCAGCAGCCTCTTACGTTCAGAATGAGATTAGGGTATTCGGATTAGGTGTCACATCTGAAGGGCTGCACACACCCTAACGTTGTGGGTTTGTCAGGACGGTGTGGACCGACATTTAACAATCAGATACATCAAAAGACGTCGTTTGCTATTTCCATATTCTGCAAATGTCGCCTGCATACTAACCAGCAACCCATCTGTGCCGCGCCGCTGAGAGCGAGCGAACAGACGCAGTCAGCAATGTCCGAGAGTCGACATTAACACAATCTTAATCACATTTCTACACCGGCtgtcagcagacagacacacacacacgcacacacacacacacacacacacacacacacacacacacacacacacacacacacacacacacacagtgcagtgACTGTTTCCTCCGGTTGTTTTTAACCTGCATCCGTCACAAACAAGCTCCTCAGGGAGAATTCAAATTAATATATGTGTGGAGACGCGTTCATCTGTCAGGAATCCAAGAAGGGATTAGatctacaaacacacagcaaaacCTCAGATCTAAGGTGAAGAATCTCGAATGGAGGCCAGAGGAAATTACCAGTATTTTCATGCACTTGTTTCCAGCTATTTTTCCCTGAATAAGCTGCAGTTATTAACGTGCTCTTCATCCTGGTTCTGAGTAACCTGATGCCTGAAATTAGATTCGACAGAAAGAGCTAGTCTGTTGTCTcgtatttataatttataaccTCAATACTCTGGTTTATGATAGCGTTTAATTTCTAACacttatcattaaaataataaaccaatcaaaataaaaatgcacaatCAAAATGTTCCACCTCAGTGAATTTTTGGATCCAGATCCACATCATGATCCAGATCAGTTTGTACTGTCAGGGAGAGGTTGAGACGCAGCGCCGCCCCCTACAGGTAGCAGGGATAACGCAGATTCAGAGTCACTGGTTTAATGTCTGACGATTATTTTCACAGATCATccgttaacaaaataaaacgatATGACCAATGGTAAACactttttattctaaatataaaaataaaggtgaatccagtttgtatcaactttattagcagcgtcctcgtgacgtcacaccaacgtttgtttttctcgttggttctgctagcatgggagtttcagtttagcggtaatgtactCCGTGTTAGGGGCCGgtgcggcccctttaagaagatagtcatgtgaccgaggcaagcatctccacaaacgtcaagagtgactcataaacagatgtggaggagagaatccacccatttaaaactaaacatcaTTTAGAACTAGATcagaaggaaaagttttggatactttctgtgtgacccggtaccacctgacccacagaccggtaccggtccacgaccCGGGGCTTGGGATCAACCggaagccaacttctgccgtcACACAGGGGTAGgtataaaaaatgtgtgtgtaggaaCTGTTAAAGTGGTGTGCTTATGGAAGCTGCCTCTAGAGGGCGTCTCTTTACTGATGACACTCCTCCACACAGACGGAGCGATTCATCGTTTAATGAACTGTCAGCAGGTCAGCTGCCCGTCCAGTTCTGGTTTCCTTCTCACGTTGAATAAAGATGAAACAATCCCTCGTCTCCACAGTGTGAGCGGCGGTGGACAAGTTCACTCTGATTAGCGAGACAGAGCCGAGTTAGCGCCACCGGCATCAGAAGGCCTCTTGGGAAAAAAGTCCTGGAGATCTCTGCTCACCGTTTCCACCAACGTGGCTTCAGGAGACGGTTGTTTCCAGCGTTTCACGGCGCAAACACAAACGTTTCCTTCCTCGCTGTGTGTTTCCTCCACCGTGACGGCGTCTTATCACAGCGGTGCAAACACGAGGAGTGATCTGACAGCGGCGGGGGGAAATGAAAATACCAGAGATGTTTGTCAGACCGGGGTAAAATGAAGGGCTCCGAGCGCCCAGCAGCACAGGAAACGACCGCTAAGCTATCGGGAGGGTTCACTGTGAAATATCAGACGGCTTTGATGTCGAGAAGAATGTTAGAGCACAAGATCAGAGAGGGGAGCgagacccccccatccccccatccatccatccatacatccatccatccacccacccacccaaccaTCTTTAGATTGACTAAAATCCAAAACCTCTCATTGGTGTGTAAAACAGAAAGCTTcctgggggggtgtgggggtgtctTCTGACCCCCTTTCCTTGCACGGTGGTGGGGTAGGTTAACGACACCAACGACCCACAACTGGGCCAGGGGTGTCAGTGGCACCCAGGTGGCCTCAGGGGCTCCCGAGGAGCTCACAGTCAAACACCAGCAACTCTTCAtcagtttcatctaatgaagcATCTTGGATGAGATGTGAAACGTTGCTTTTATACTTAAAACCTACAAGGGCTAGAAAAGGTAAAAGACACTCCATCAGATCAATGCTtatgaactaactaggttttctTGAACTAAcaaggttttaaactaactagtttttgaactaacaaGACGCCCTAACTAACTCATcaggttttgaaaaaaaataggtTCAAAACTAAGTTTTGAACTATGTTTTAAACCAACTATTTTTTgaactaggtttttaaactaagTAGGTTTTGAGAAATATTTGACTAACTAACCCATTagattttgaactaactaggtatTGAATTATTATTGAACATagacattgtatttatatttatattattatttatttttaatgtttttgtttacactgtttacatttaccctgtatgttttacacctatcctgctttatgtgctttcaattaccccttggggactaaaagttttttgaatttgacttTGAATGCTAACTGCTAATGTTGCTCTACTGGGTCTCAATCACATTGCATTAAGCCAAAAGTTAACAGAATGACACCTTAAACATTATGAGGACAATATGActcataaataaatttattaacCAACAATAAACTTAACTAACTGCTAACTCAGCGATCACCACCAAACAAGTATCAAGGTTGCTAATGTGTACATCTGACTGGCTAAATGGTGTGAATGGAGACCCCAGGGTTCCATGTGATTGGTCTGCTCTGGAAGCGGTGCTAGCATTCTGTGGCTAACGTTGGAGGCTGACCTGCCGGCTGGGTGCAGAACTCTACGGAGATCTCCCTCTTCTCCCGCTGGTCCATCTGAAGCTGCCAAGGCACCTGATGCGGCTGCGCCACCACCTTCACCTTGTAGACCGTCATGGGCTTCAGGTTGAAGAACTTGTACTTGTAGCCGCCCGCCTTCACCATGTCGTACTCAGCGCCGTTGAGGAAGATGGTGTGGCTGTAGTTGCTATTGCTGGCCATCCATGAGAGCTCGGCGGACACCTGCGTGATGTTGTCCACCCGCAGGTAGTACGGTGCCACCACCACGTCCTTCCCCACCAGGATGGTGCAGCGGAGCTCGTCCGACGGGCCGCGGTCGGTGATGCTCTGCACCGAGATGCGGTAGGTGTTGGTGGTCAGGTTGAGCTTTTCGATCAGCGTCTTCGTCCTGCCCCCGTAGGGGACGCTCATGCGTAACTCCTTATCCACCAAGACGTGATAGCCACTGATGGAACCCCAGCCCGGCGGCACCACGGGGGGGTCCCAGCCAATAATCACGCTCTTGGCAAGTTGCTTAATCAGGTTGATGCGGCGGGGATAAGGCACGATGTCTTCACCGACTTCGTCAATGTTGACGTCCAAGGTTCCCGTCCCGTTGCTGGAGGAGCCCAGGAGGTCCATCCCTAAGCTGCTGGTGCTCAGACAGTCCAGTTTGCTGTCAGACAACAGGCTGCTGATGCCCGTCCCCGTGCCGGCCCCCGGTCTCTGGGGCCCCAGGCTGCTGTGGTTGAGGTAGCTAGGTTCTTTAGCTACTGTGTCCCTGTGCTGGACAGACGATGGCTCCTCATCCTGGATGAAATCCACAAAGTTGGACGGGACGAGTCCCCGCTGTCCGTCCAGCAGCTCTCCTGGAAACACAAAGGAGAAGGGATTTATGATGACGACCAAAGATCTCTGCCATAATTCTGCTGAATGTTGAAGCATCTGATAAAATCCTTTTATAGAAATGACTTTACttgttaaattacagtaaaacatGGAATACTTGAACCAACTTGTTTTCTCGAAA
Encoded proteins:
- the rimbp2b gene encoding RIMS-binding protein 2 isoform X4 translates to MHSALCVRMKETEISTRRKECEALEAEVKKKNQTCQTLENELQDFLQENKHLNLHLFNNSHKASEYEKVKSEYARLKETLGAVTQERDLALWERNQLQDKLENLEQVLKHMREAAERRQQLELEHEQALAVLNAKQQEIDLLQKAQVEAKKEHEGAVHLLENHLDSMQAKVRELEEKCRSQSEQFNLLSKELEKFRLQAGKFDILSTEPITLCESPGSPNKSLSQLLNGLAAPIGKGDEAPTSRSLISEFIRPLQISGDKPELLSVKPTFLTRSRARSPARAFLSEMDKDLSSTTRSKLRFTGKVRLCVARYSYNPYDGPNEHPEAELPLVAGKYLYVYGTMDEDGFYEGELLDGQRGLVPSNFVDFIQDEEPSSVQHRDTVAKEPSYLNHSSLGPQRPGAGTGTGISSLLSDSKLDCLSTSSLGMDLLGSSSNGTGTLDVNIDEVGEDIVPYPRRINLIKQLAKSVIIGWDPPVVPPGWGSISGYHVLVDKELRMSVPYGGRTKTLIEKLNLTTNTYRISVQSITDRGPSDELRCTILVGKDVVVAPYYLRVDNITQVSAELSWMASNSNYSHTIFLNGAEYDMVKAGGYKYKFFNLKPMTVYKVKVVAQPHQVPWQLQMDQREKREISVEFCTQPAGPPLPPQEVQVQCSQTPGVLQVRWKPPPLTSSGTSNGASVIGYAVCTKGQKIAEVLYPTADYVTVELNRIQCLEAREVIVRTLSTQGESQDSPVAVIPHNLLGSPHLSRRSTVPPHPHPQTHPPYPSTYPPNHPQPQVQPLPRVQPHTLPHAQPAHHAPPHPTPQPHFQRHPLPKPNPSVSAREPETKEHEAGLRSAPPWERSPSPLPPMRGANLEPPPFQQRRSPSPQRILPQPQGVPIPNTIAKAMAREAAQRVFAEGNRLEKRNVFSERGNSLHPLSDEEEDGYDSPHARRRGASVDEFLRGSELGRQHHHHHYSHSEEYYTESSRGSDLSDIMEEDEEELYSEMQLEEGRRRSINSHNTLKAYYKRQDLAEDRDCWDLQREVVKPKSLRSKRLHSIPEVSEDDPDGVDGVAQRPGTPHTQRRMFPQDAPPSKNPRHLQRQRSSPRFSDSRYCYYPDERVSGRPNRQNTKSPDSGLDCGSEEEGSLGRGHRAYYAHGGPARGPVHIIHCEGPVERRALAMGRKRTLTRQCSVEEEFSDAPATTAKLVHTGDFRNRDHFGPRTFSRDGALSEGRLNELDRVCYTPHREARAQSLSRLTRDQPLIIGNPSSHGAADHLDHSGRRLVRIGTPPQQRPIPSIEITVDSNSEGSEGNLSPVKDDVYYGSVARRRIWPSMSSEDQSDGYGGRRRGRGRRSLDFYDESELEELTRVFVALFDYDPMSMSPNPDAADEELPFKEGQIIKVFGNKDTDGFYRAEIRDRLGLIPCNMVSEIQTEDDDMMEQLLKQGFLPLNTPVEKLVNCDRFKDGRSINRRSRKSKRERNRRSGRQHPMSTRRMVALYDYDPRESSPNVDVEYDGPRPNEEAELTFCAGDVITVFGEIDEDGFYYGELNGHKGLVPSNFLEEVPDDVEVFLTDSPSRYAQDAPARIKTKRVLLENSVPPRRAAPPTALPHVLGSSVGPSSPIGAPPDRYSSKKKKGLLSKGKTILQRLGAVK
- the rimbp2b gene encoding RIMS-binding protein 2 isoform X1 — encoded protein: MHSALCVRMKETEISTRRKECEALEAEVKKKNQTCQTLENELQDFLQENKHLNLHLFNNSHKASEYEKVKSEYARLKETLGAVTQERDLALWERNQLQDKLENLEQVLKHMREAAERRQQLELEHEQALAVLNAKQQEIDLLQKAQVEAKKEHEGAVHLLENHLDSMQAKVRELEEKCRSQSEQFNLLSKELEKFRLQAGKFDILSTEPITLCESPGSPNKSLSQLLNGLAAPIGKGDEAPTSRSLISEFIRPLQISGDKPELLSVKPTFLTRSRARSPARAFLSEMDKDLSSTTRSKLRFTGKVRLCVARYSYNPYDGPNEHPEAELPLVAGKYLYVYGTMDEDGFYEGELLDGQRGLVPSNFVDFIQDEEPSSVQHRDTVAKEPSYLNHSSLGPQRPGAGTGTGISSLLSDSKLDCLSTSSLGMDLLGSSSNGTGTLDVNIDEVGEDIVPYPRRINLIKQLAKSVIIGWDPPVVPPGWGSISGYHVLVDKELRMSVPYGGRTKTLIEKLNLTTNTYRISVQSITDRGPSDELRCTILVGKDVVVAPYYLRVDNITQVSAELSWMASNSNYSHTIFLNGAEYDMVKAGGYKYKFFNLKPMTVYKVKVVAQPHQVPWQLQMDQREKREISVEFCTQPAGPPLPPQEVQVQCSQTPGVLQVRWKPPPLTSSGTSNGASVIGYAVCTKGQKIAEVLYPTADYVTVELNRIQCLEAREVIVRTLSTQGESQDSPVAVIPHNLLGSPHLSRRSTVPPHPHPQTHPPYPSTYPPNHPQPQVQPLPRVQPHTLPHAQPAHHAPPHPTPQPHFQRHPLPKPNPSVSAREPETKEHEAGLRSAPPWERSPSPLPPMRGANLEPPPFQQRRSPSPQRILPQPQGVPIPNTIAKAMAREAAQRVFAEGNRLEKRNVFSERGNSLHPLSDEEEDGYDSPHARRRGASVDEFLRGSELGRQHHHHHYSHSEEYYTESSRGSDLSDIMEEDEEELYSEMQLEEGRRRSINSHNTLKIIGNPSSHGAADHLDHSGRRLVRIGTPPQQRPIPSIDGYGGRRRGRGRRSLDFYDESELEELTRVFVALFDYDPMSMSPNPDAADEELPFKEGQIIKVFGNKDTDGFYRAEIRDRLGLIPCNMVSEIQTEDDDMMEQLLKQGFLPLNTPVEKLERNRRSGRQHPMSTRRMVALYDYDPRESSPNVDVEAELTFCAGDVITVFGEIDEDGFYYGELNGHKGLVPSNFLEEVPDDVEVFLTDSPSRYAQDAPARIKTKRVLLENSVPPRRAAPPTALPHVLGSSVGPSSPIGAPPDRYSSKKKKGLLSKGKTILQRLGAVK
- the rimbp2b gene encoding RIMS-binding protein 2 isoform X2, which gives rise to MREAAERRQQLELEHEQALAVLNAKQQEIDLLQKAQVEAKKEHEGAVHLLENHLDSMQAKVRELEEKCRSQSEQFNLLSKELEKFRLQAGKFDILSTEPITLCESPGSPNKSLSQLLNGLAAPIGKGDEAPTSRSLISEFIRPLQISGDKPELLSVKPTFLTRSRARSPARAFLSEMDKDLSSTTRSKLRFTGKVRLCVARYSYNPYDGPNEHPEAELPLVAGKYLYVYGTMDEDGFYEGELLDGQRGLVPSNFVDFIQDEEPSSVQHRDTVAKEPSYLNHSSLGPQRPGAGTGTGISSLLSDSKLDCLSTSSLGMDLLGSSSNGTGTLDVNIDEVGEDIVPYPRRINLIKQLAKSVIIGWDPPVVPPGWGSISGYHVLVDKELRMSVPYGGRTKTLIEKLNLTTNTYRISVQSITDRGPSDELRCTILVGKDVVVAPYYLRVDNITQVSAELSWMASNSNYSHTIFLNGAEYDMVKAGGYKYKFFNLKPMTVYKVKVVAQPHQVPWQLQMDQREKREISVEFCTQPAGPPLPPQEVQVQCSQTPGVLQVRWKPPPLTSSGTSNGASVIGYAVCTKGQKIAEVLYPTADYVTVELNRIQCLEAREVIVRTLSTQGESQDSPVAVIPHNLLGSPHLSRRSTVPPHPHPQTHPPYPSTYPPNHPQPQVQPLPRVQPHTLPHAQPAHHAPPHPTPQPHFQRHPLPKPNPSVSAREPETKEHEAGLRSAPPWERSPSPLPPMRGANLEPPPFQQRRSPSPQRILPQPQGVPIPNTIAKAMAREAAQRVFAEGNRLEKRNVFSERGNSLHPLSDEEEDGYDSPHARRRGASVDEFLRGSELGRQHHHHHYSHSEEYYTESSRGSDLSDIMEEDEEELYSEMQLEEGRRRSINSHNTLKIIGNPSSHGAADHLDHSGRRLVRIGTPPQQRPIPSIEITVDSNSEGSEGNLSPVKDDVYYGSVARRRIWPSMSSEDQSDGYGGRRRGRGRRSLDFYDESELEELTRVFVALFDYDPMSMSPNPDAADEELPFKEGQIIKVFGNKDTDGFYRAEIRDRLGLIPCNMVSEIQTEDDDMMEQLLKQGFLPLNTPVEKLVNCDRFKDGRSINRRSRKSKRERNRRSGRQHPMSTRRMVALYDYDPRESSPNVDVEYDGPRPNEEAELTFCAGDVITVFGEIDEDGFYYGELNGHKGLVPSNFLEEVPDDVEVFLTDSPSRYAQDAPARIKTKRVLLENSVPPRRAAPPTALPHVLGSSVGPSSPIGAPPDRYSSKKKKGLLSKGKTILQRLGAVK